From a single Streptomyces rubradiris genomic region:
- the ychF gene encoding redox-regulated ATPase YchF: MSLTIGIVGLPNVGKSTLFNALTKNDVLAANYPFATIEPNVGVVGVPDARLAKLASIFKSERILPATVDFVDIAGIVRGASEGEGLGNKFLANIRESDAICQVIRAFKDENVVHVDGKVSPKDDIETINTELILADLQTIEKVLPRLQKESRIKKDIAPKVKAVEEAKEILEKGETLFAHGIVQGSERAELLHDLHLLTTKPFLYVFNVDEDELVDEDFKNEQRALVAPAEAIFLNAKLEADLAELDEEEALELLQSVGQDEPGLATLARVGFDTLGLQTYLTAGPKESRAWTIKKGATAPEAAGVIHTDFQKGFIKAEVISFDDLVETGSVTEARAKGKARMEGKDYVMQDGDVVEFRFNV; encoded by the coding sequence GTGTCGCTCACGATCGGAATCGTCGGCCTGCCCAACGTCGGCAAGTCGACCCTGTTCAACGCCCTGACCAAGAACGACGTGCTGGCGGCCAACTACCCGTTCGCCACGATCGAGCCGAACGTGGGCGTGGTCGGCGTGCCCGACGCCCGCCTCGCCAAGCTGGCCTCGATCTTCAAGTCGGAACGCATCCTCCCGGCCACGGTGGACTTCGTCGACATCGCCGGCATCGTGCGCGGTGCCTCCGAGGGCGAGGGCCTGGGCAACAAGTTCCTGGCCAACATCCGCGAGTCCGACGCGATCTGCCAGGTCATCCGCGCCTTCAAGGACGAGAACGTCGTCCACGTCGACGGCAAGGTCTCGCCGAAGGACGACATCGAGACGATCAACACCGAGCTGATCCTCGCCGACCTCCAGACCATCGAGAAGGTCCTGCCCCGCCTCCAGAAGGAGTCGCGGATCAAGAAGGACATCGCGCCCAAGGTCAAGGCCGTCGAGGAGGCCAAGGAGATCCTGGAGAAGGGCGAGACGCTCTTCGCCCACGGCATCGTCCAGGGCAGCGAGCGCGCGGAGCTTCTCCACGACCTGCACCTGCTGACGACGAAGCCCTTCCTCTACGTCTTCAACGTCGACGAGGACGAGCTGGTGGACGAGGACTTCAAGAACGAGCAGCGCGCCCTGGTCGCTCCCGCCGAAGCGATCTTCCTCAACGCCAAGCTGGAGGCGGACCTCGCCGAGCTGGACGAGGAGGAGGCCCTGGAACTCCTCCAGTCCGTCGGCCAGGACGAGCCGGGCCTCGCGACCCTGGCCCGCGTGGGCTTCGACACCCTCGGCCTGCAGACGTACCTGACGGCCGGCCCCAAGGAGTCCCGCGCCTGGACGATCAAGAAGGGCGCCACGGCCCCCGAGGCGGCCGGTGTCATCCACACCGACTTCCAGAAGGGCTTCATCAAGGCCGAGGTCATCTCCTTCGACGACCTGGTGGAAACCGGCTCCGTCACCGAGGCCCGAGCCAAGGGCAAGGCCCGCATGGAGGGCAAGGACTACGTGATGCAGGACGGGGATGTGGTGGAGTTCCGGTTCAATGTGTAG
- the asnB gene encoding asparagine synthase (glutamine-hydrolyzing): MCGIAGWVSYRRDLTQQSQILDAMTETMACRGPDARDTWADRHAALGHRRLAVIDLPGGAQPMRVETGDGDVVMVYSGETYNYPELRAELRRRGHRFTTDSDTEVVLRGYLEWGEAIGEHLNGMFAFAIWDARTEKLVMVRDRLGVKPFYYYETEDGALFGSEPKAILANPLCSAIVGLDGLREMFSFAKTPGHAIWEGMRELRPGHVAVTDVNGLREYAYWRLEADEHTDDQQATVAHVRELLEDIISRQLVADVPRCTLLSGGLDSSVITALAARQLRKHGETVRTFAVDFPDQEKNFKAIDLAPTRDTPYAHAVAEHVGSDHRDIMLHGSALADPEVRRAAVGARDFPNGIGDRDNSLHLLFKAVREHSTVALSGESADELFGGYPWFHEDRFRYADTFPWLAGKGSLFEAGGLLDDDLARRLDLGTYVRDHYLSALKEVPLKEGETGLEKRMRQVCYLNVTRKMQPLLDRKDRMSMAAGLEVRVPFCDHRLVQYVFNTPWSLKAFDGREKSLLRAAARDLLPPSVADRKKSGYPSSFDPQYLKAVQSQVADLLHRDHPALALCSRDRLSEAMRADQDTISLQQRTVLERSLDLATWLDLRNPTLKLG, encoded by the coding sequence ATGTGCGGTATTGCCGGCTGGGTTTCGTACCGTCGGGATCTGACGCAGCAGTCGCAGATCCTCGACGCGATGACCGAGACCATGGCCTGCCGCGGTCCCGACGCACGAGACACGTGGGCGGACCGGCACGCCGCCCTTGGCCACCGGCGGCTCGCCGTCATCGACCTGCCCGGCGGCGCGCAGCCGATGCGGGTGGAGACCGGGGACGGCGACGTGGTGATGGTGTATTCGGGAGAGACCTACAACTACCCCGAACTGCGCGCCGAACTCCGCCGCCGCGGGCACCGTTTCACCACCGACTCGGACACCGAGGTGGTGCTCCGCGGGTACCTGGAGTGGGGTGAGGCGATCGGTGAGCACCTGAACGGCATGTTCGCATTCGCCATCTGGGACGCGCGCACCGAGAAGCTCGTCATGGTCCGGGACAGGCTGGGTGTCAAGCCCTTCTACTACTACGAGACCGAGGACGGCGCCCTCTTCGGCTCCGAGCCCAAGGCGATCCTGGCGAACCCGCTCTGCTCCGCCATCGTCGGCCTGGACGGGCTGCGGGAGATGTTCTCCTTCGCCAAGACCCCGGGGCACGCGATCTGGGAGGGCATGCGCGAGCTGCGCCCCGGTCACGTCGCCGTGACCGACGTCAACGGGCTGCGGGAGTACGCCTACTGGCGCCTCGAAGCCGACGAGCACACGGACGACCAGCAGGCCACCGTCGCGCACGTCAGGGAGCTGCTGGAGGACATCATCTCCCGGCAGCTCGTCGCGGACGTCCCCCGGTGCACGCTGCTCTCCGGCGGTCTCGACTCCTCCGTCATCACCGCCCTCGCGGCCCGGCAGCTCAGGAAGCACGGGGAGACGGTCCGCACCTTCGCCGTGGACTTCCCGGACCAGGAGAAGAACTTCAAGGCGATTGACCTCGCCCCCACCCGGGACACCCCGTACGCGCACGCGGTGGCCGAGCACGTGGGGAGCGACCACCGGGACATCATGCTCCACGGCAGCGCGCTTGCCGACCCGGAGGTACGGCGGGCGGCCGTCGGCGCACGGGACTTCCCGAACGGGATCGGCGACCGGGACAACTCGCTCCACCTCCTCTTCAAGGCCGTCCGCGAACACTCGACGGTGGCGCTCTCTGGGGAGTCGGCGGACGAGTTGTTCGGCGGCTACCCATGGTTCCACGAGGACAGGTTCCGCTACGCGGACACCTTCCCCTGGCTCGCGGGCAAGGGCTCCCTCTTCGAAGCGGGCGGCCTGCTGGACGACGACCTGGCACGCCGGCTCGACCTGGGAACCTACGTCCGCGACCACTACCTCAGCGCCCTGAAAGAGGTCCCGCTCAAGGAAGGCGAGACCGGCCTGGAGAAGCGGATGCGTCAGGTCTGCTATCTGAACGTGACGCGGAAGATGCAGCCCCTGCTCGACCGCAAGGACCGGATGAGCATGGCGGCCGGGCTCGAGGTGCGTGTCCCGTTCTGCGACCACCGGCTCGTGCAGTACGTGTTCAACACCCCGTGGTCGCTGAAGGCGTTCGACGGCAGGGAGAAGAGCCTGCTGCGCGCCGCGGCGCGCGACCTGCTGCCACCGTCCGTGGCCGACCGTAAGAAGAGCGGCTACCCCAGCAGCTTCGACCCGCAGTACCTCAAGGCGGTCCAGTCCCAGGTCGCCGACCTCCTCCACCGCGACCACCCGGCACTGGCACTGTGCAGCCGGGACCGCCTGAGCGAGGCGATGAGGGCGGACCAGGACACCATCAGCCTCCAGCAGCGGACGGTACTGGAACGCTCGCTCGACCTGGCGACGTGGCTCGACCTACGGAACCCGACGCTGAAACTCGGCTGA
- a CDS encoding thioesterase II family protein codes for MVDSPVGAASWVRRFHPSSEAEFQLLCFPHSGGSASFFFPFSRDLSPAMDVWAVQYPGRQDRRAEPNIPHIHELADHIAESVGPQLDRPYALFGHSMGATLAYEVALRLQEAGQEPETLFVSGRPAPHRNVDTGLHRLSDSEIVDDIRALDGTGSEVFGDEEVLRIILPAIRSDYHAAETYQYVAGPVLNCPLRAFTGLSDPRVEVSELHHWSRHTTQSFRLDVFSGGHFYLLENHDAIVKEIQGALLPVSP; via the coding sequence GTGGTTGACAGCCCCGTCGGCGCCGCCTCCTGGGTACGCCGGTTCCACCCTTCGTCCGAAGCAGAATTCCAGCTTCTCTGTTTCCCGCACTCGGGCGGATCCGCCAGCTTCTTCTTTCCCTTCTCCCGGGACCTGTCGCCGGCCATGGACGTCTGGGCCGTGCAGTACCCAGGCCGGCAGGACCGTCGCGCGGAGCCGAACATCCCGCACATACACGAGCTCGCCGATCACATCGCCGAGAGCGTCGGCCCGCAACTCGACCGGCCATACGCGCTGTTCGGGCACAGCATGGGCGCCACCCTCGCCTACGAAGTCGCCCTGCGACTGCAGGAGGCGGGCCAGGAGCCCGAGACGCTCTTCGTATCCGGGCGTCCGGCCCCGCACCGTAACGTCGACACGGGACTGCACCGGCTCTCGGACAGCGAGATCGTCGATGACATACGCGCCCTGGACGGCACAGGTTCAGAAGTGTTCGGCGACGAGGAAGTACTCCGGATCATTCTTCCGGCGATACGCAGCGACTATCACGCCGCGGAGACCTATCAGTATGTCGCCGGCCCCGTCCTGAACTGCCCACTCCGCGCCTTCACCGGCCTGTCCGATCCCCGGGTGGAGGTGAGCGAACTCCATCACTGGAGCCGTCACACCACCCAGTCGTTCCGGCTCGACGTGTTCTCCGGTGGCCATTTCTACCTCCTGGAAAACCACGACGCGATCGTAAAGGAAATCCAGGGCGCCCTGCTCCCCGTATCACCCTGA
- the ppgK gene encoding polyphosphate--glucose phosphotransferase encodes MQIFGVDIGGSGIKGAPVDLDRGDLAQERHKVLTPHPATPGAVADGVKQVVDHFGWTGPVGLTFPGVVTGGATVRTAANVDPSWIDTDARALFADRLGGLPVTVVNDADAAGVAEMEFGAGRGRRGTVILLTFGTGIGSAVFVDGALLPNTELGHLELNGHEAEKRASSKAKEDQDLNWERWARRVQRYLRHVEMLFSPELFIIGGGVSRKADKFLHLIEDVKAEIVPARLQNNAGIVGAAMRAAQSA; translated from the coding sequence ATGCAGATCTTCGGCGTGGACATCGGCGGATCAGGGATCAAGGGCGCTCCCGTGGATCTTGACCGGGGCGACCTGGCCCAGGAGCGCCACAAGGTGCTCACCCCGCACCCGGCGACGCCCGGCGCCGTCGCCGACGGGGTCAAGCAGGTGGTGGACCACTTCGGGTGGACCGGGCCGGTCGGCCTGACCTTCCCCGGAGTGGTCACCGGCGGCGCCACGGTCCGTACGGCCGCGAACGTGGACCCGAGCTGGATCGACACGGACGCGCGCGCGTTGTTCGCCGACCGGCTCGGCGGCCTGCCGGTGACCGTGGTGAACGACGCGGACGCGGCGGGCGTCGCCGAGATGGAGTTCGGCGCCGGCCGGGGCCGCCGGGGCACGGTCATCCTGCTCACCTTCGGCACCGGCATCGGCAGCGCCGTCTTCGTGGACGGCGCCCTGCTCCCCAACACGGAACTGGGCCACCTGGAGCTCAACGGCCACGAGGCCGAGAAGCGCGCCTCCAGCAAGGCCAAGGAGGACCAAGACCTCAACTGGGAGCGGTGGGCGCGCCGCGTCCAGCGGTATCTCCGGCACGTGGAGATGCTGTTCTCGCCGGAGCTGTTCATCATCGGCGGCGGGGTCAGCCGCAAGGCCGACAAGTTCCTGCACCTCATCGAGGACGTCAAGGCCGAGATCGTCCCGGCGCGACTCCAGAACAACGCGGGAATCGTGGGAGCGGCGATGAGAGCGGCGCAGTCGGCGTGA
- a CDS encoding 4-hydroxy-3-methylbut-2-enyl diphosphate reductase — MGRMTASSGRRVLLAAPRGYCAGVDRAVIAVEKALEQYGAPIYVRHEIVHNKYVVQTLEKKGAIFVERTEEVPPGNIVMFSAHGVAPVVHEEARQGRLATIDATCPLVTKVHKEAVRYAAEDYDILLIGHEGHEEVIGTSGEAPDHIQLVDGPEDVAKVEVRDPSKVVWLSQTTLSVDETMETVDALKTKFPGLVSPPSDDICYATQNRQLAVKQMGAEAELVIVVGSRNSSNSKRLVEVAKLAGARDAHLVDFASEIDESWLDGVTTVGVTSGASVPEVLVEEVLEWLAERGYGDVELVRAAEETITFSLPKELRRDLREEAAALVAERGGSGTPAA, encoded by the coding sequence ATGGGACGCATGACCGCTTCGTCTGGCCGCCGTGTCCTGCTCGCCGCCCCCCGGGGCTACTGCGCCGGCGTGGACCGCGCCGTGATCGCCGTCGAGAAAGCCCTGGAACAGTACGGGGCCCCGATCTACGTCCGGCACGAGATCGTCCACAACAAGTACGTGGTGCAGACCCTGGAGAAGAAGGGCGCCATCTTCGTAGAGCGCACGGAGGAAGTGCCGCCCGGCAACATCGTCATGTTCTCGGCGCACGGCGTCGCGCCCGTGGTGCACGAGGAGGCCCGCCAGGGCCGGCTCGCCACGATCGACGCCACCTGCCCCCTTGTCACCAAGGTCCACAAGGAGGCCGTCCGGTACGCCGCGGAGGACTACGACATCCTCCTGATCGGGCACGAGGGCCACGAGGAGGTCATCGGCACCTCCGGCGAGGCCCCCGACCACATCCAGCTGGTCGACGGCCCCGAGGACGTCGCCAAGGTCGAGGTCCGCGACCCGTCCAAGGTCGTCTGGCTCTCCCAGACCACCCTCTCCGTCGACGAGACCATGGAGACGGTCGACGCCCTGAAGACCAAGTTCCCGGGGCTCGTCTCCCCGCCCAGCGACGACATCTGCTACGCCACCCAGAACCGCCAGCTCGCGGTGAAGCAGATGGGCGCCGAGGCCGAGCTGGTCATCGTCGTCGGCTCGCGCAACTCCTCCAACTCCAAGCGGCTGGTCGAGGTCGCCAAGCTGGCCGGCGCCCGCGACGCCCACCTGGTGGACTTCGCCAGCGAGATCGACGAGTCCTGGCTGGACGGCGTGACGACCGTCGGCGTCACCTCCGGCGCCTCCGTGCCCGAGGTGCTGGTCGAGGAGGTCCTGGAGTGGCTCGCCGAGCGCGGCTACGGCGACGTGGAACTGGTCAGGGCGGCCGAGGAGACCATCACCTTCTCGCTGCCCAAGGAACTGCGCCGCGACCTGCGCGAGGAGGCGGCGGCGCTGGTGGCCGAGCGCGGCGGGAGCGGTACGCCCGCGGCGTGA
- a CDS encoding DUF6542 domain-containing protein, producing the protein MPNPRLTGLGSGLFCTVAMFLLGCLDQLLFGASPAVYGVLFLPVCVLTALWVRGGDVLSAPVVLPIAFAVGLLPVAEGGGGLLGRLMGLVTGLATQAGWLYGGTLLAAAIVLVRRVRWVRGRQRRG; encoded by the coding sequence TTGCCCAATCCCCGGCTGACCGGGCTCGGCAGCGGTCTGTTCTGCACCGTGGCCATGTTTCTGCTCGGCTGCCTGGACCAGCTGCTGTTCGGTGCCTCCCCCGCGGTCTACGGCGTGCTGTTCCTGCCGGTGTGCGTGCTGACGGCGCTGTGGGTGCGCGGCGGGGACGTGCTGAGCGCGCCCGTGGTCCTGCCGATCGCGTTCGCGGTGGGGCTGCTGCCGGTCGCGGAGGGCGGCGGGGGGCTGCTCGGCCGGCTGATGGGGCTGGTCACCGGGCTCGCCACTCAGGCCGGGTGGCTGTACGGGGGGACGCTGCTGGCCGCGGCGATCGTGCTCGTCCGCCGGGTGCGGTGGGTGCGGGGACGACAGCGGCGCGGCTGA
- a CDS encoding cytochrome P450 encodes MLSKPVSPLPAEPPRGCPFSPPPQYAVLRVEEPVSRVSLPDGSWAWLITRYEDVRAVLSDPRFSSDSAAPGFPRSGMVTAGEAGSLIRTDPPEHTRRRRMLTPHVTVKSVSALRPRIQEITDELCDAMEAEREAAGSPGYVDLVRSLALPLPSSVISLLLGVPDEDHDVFQSITATVMSRVNAEEERTAARARLLTYLRELVAGKERNPGDDILSGLIHDRMGAGELTHDEVVGTAALLLVAGHETTANMIGLGALTLLRYPHAAEELRKDPSLMPGAVEELLRFHSVTRSGPRRAATADVEVGGQVIKAGEGIICALASANRDPEVFPDPDGFDPRRANSQRHVAFGYGVHQCLGQALARAELQISLNTLLRRFPELRLAVEFEDVPFRSDMLVYGCHALPVTW; translated from the coding sequence ATGTTGTCCAAGCCCGTCTCTCCGCTGCCCGCCGAACCCCCGCGCGGCTGCCCGTTCTCTCCTCCTCCGCAGTACGCGGTGCTCCGCGTCGAGGAACCGGTCAGCCGTGTCTCACTCCCGGACGGAAGCTGGGCCTGGCTGATCACCCGGTACGAGGACGTCCGGGCCGTCCTCTCCGACCCGCGGTTCAGTTCGGACTCGGCCGCCCCGGGTTTTCCGCGCAGCGGCATGGTCACCGCCGGGGAAGCGGGCAGCCTGATCCGGACCGATCCTCCTGAGCACACCCGCCGCCGGCGGATGCTCACGCCCCATGTCACGGTCAAGAGCGTGTCGGCCCTGCGCCCCCGCATCCAGGAGATCACCGACGAACTGTGCGATGCGATGGAGGCCGAGCGGGAGGCAGCGGGCTCCCCCGGGTACGTGGACCTCGTCAGGTCACTGGCCCTGCCGCTTCCGTCGTCGGTCATCAGTCTGCTGCTCGGGGTACCGGACGAGGACCACGACGTCTTCCAGAGCATCACCGCCACCGTGATGTCTCGGGTGAACGCCGAGGAAGAGCGCACCGCCGCCCGGGCGCGACTGCTCACCTACCTCCGCGAGCTGGTCGCCGGCAAGGAACGGAACCCGGGCGACGACATCCTGAGCGGACTGATCCACGACAGGATGGGAGCGGGCGAACTCACCCACGACGAGGTGGTGGGTACCGCCGCTCTCCTGCTGGTGGCCGGACACGAGACCACCGCCAACATGATCGGCCTCGGCGCGCTGACCCTGCTGCGGTACCCGCACGCGGCCGAGGAGCTGCGCAAGGACCCGTCGCTCATGCCTGGAGCCGTCGAGGAGCTACTCCGTTTCCACAGCGTCACCCGGAGCGGGCCCCGTCGGGCGGCGACCGCCGACGTCGAGGTGGGCGGTCAGGTCATCAAGGCGGGAGAGGGCATCATCTGCGCGCTCGCCTCGGCGAACCGTGACCCCGAGGTGTTCCCGGATCCCGACGGGTTCGATCCGCGGCGCGCCAACTCCCAGCGTCACGTCGCCTTCGGCTACGGCGTCCACCAGTGCCTCGGCCAGGCGTTGGCACGAGCCGAACTCCAGATCTCTTTGAACACCCTCCTGCGCCGCTTCCCGGAGCTGCGCCTCGCTGTGGAGTTCGAAGACGTTCCGTTCCGCAGCGACATGCTGGTCTACGGCTGCCACGCATTGCCCGTGACGTGGTAG
- a CDS encoding ferredoxin, with protein MKITFDEEKCCGAGQCVLVAPEVFDQDDDGIVVLLNPSPSDDLREAVEEAAAVCPANVIHVE; from the coding sequence GTGAAGATCACTTTTGACGAGGAGAAGTGCTGTGGCGCCGGGCAGTGTGTGCTCGTTGCCCCCGAGGTGTTCGACCAGGACGACGACGGGATCGTCGTTCTCCTGAACCCGTCACCCTCCGACGACCTGCGCGAAGCGGTCGAGGAGGCCGCGGCCGTCTGCCCGGCGAATGTCATCCACGTGGAGTGA
- a CDS encoding 3-oxoacyl-ACP synthase III family protein translates to MPAYSSGPLRTGVWGTGSYLPDHVVRNQDIAASTGVSPEWIERKTGIIERRYAAAHQATSDLAAEAGRRALEDAGLTAEELGWVIVATTTPDQPQPPTAAIVQQRLGAGRAASFDVNAVCAGFVVALDVAARMLAGDGASRGPALVIGSEVYSRVIDPTDRRTAPLFGDGAGAVVLGPVPAQRGVLGSHSATDSRLLDLIGISAGGSRTPPSAETLARGEHFFRMRGREVRAYVMRELPRAVQALLRDLSVPPDLVRHFIPHQANGAMLGEVLENLGLPRARAHLPVARHGNTGAASVPLALDHAHRSGELSDGDLVLLAGFGGGMTTSAALLAWGL, encoded by the coding sequence GTGCCCGCTTATTCATCCGGACCGCTGCGCACGGGAGTATGGGGTACCGGTTCTTATCTGCCCGATCACGTGGTCCGCAATCAGGACATCGCCGCGTCGACGGGGGTGAGCCCCGAATGGATCGAGCGCAAGACCGGGATTATCGAACGGCGTTACGCGGCCGCCCACCAAGCGACGTCCGACCTCGCCGCGGAGGCGGGCCGACGGGCACTGGAGGACGCCGGGCTCACGGCGGAGGAGCTGGGCTGGGTCATCGTCGCCACCACCACTCCCGACCAGCCCCAGCCACCCACCGCCGCCATCGTCCAGCAGCGTCTGGGCGCGGGCCGTGCCGCGAGCTTCGACGTCAACGCCGTCTGCGCGGGTTTCGTCGTGGCGTTGGACGTCGCGGCGCGCATGCTCGCCGGTGACGGGGCGAGCCGCGGACCCGCCCTGGTGATCGGCAGCGAGGTGTACTCACGCGTCATCGACCCCACCGACCGGCGTACCGCGCCGCTGTTCGGGGACGGAGCGGGGGCCGTGGTCCTCGGCCCGGTCCCCGCGCAGCGGGGCGTCCTGGGCAGTCACTCCGCCACGGACAGCCGCTTGCTCGACCTCATCGGCATCTCCGCCGGCGGCAGCCGGACTCCGCCGTCCGCCGAGACCCTCGCCAGGGGTGAGCACTTCTTCCGCATGCGCGGGCGTGAAGTGCGTGCGTACGTGATGCGCGAGCTGCCCCGCGCGGTCCAGGCCCTGCTGCGAGATCTCTCGGTCCCACCCGACCTGGTGCGGCACTTCATCCCCCACCAGGCCAACGGCGCGATGCTCGGGGAGGTCCTGGAGAACCTGGGCCTGCCCCGTGCGCGGGCTCACCTGCCCGTGGCCCGCCACGGGAACACGGGCGCCGCTTCCGTCCCGCTCGCACTCGACCACGCGCACCGCTCCGGAGAGCTGTCCGACGGAGACCTGGTCCTGCTGGCCGGGTTCGGAGGCGGCATGACAACGAGTGCCGCTCTGCTCGCCTGGGGCCTCTGA